The following are encoded in a window of Lichenicola cladoniae genomic DNA:
- a CDS encoding TldD/PmbA family protein codes for MSSHAMTDPVALLQELVAHARRAGADAADAILVSGTSVGVQVRQGRKEELERSEHNDVGLRVFAGTRSAMVSATSAEPNGFGRLVEQALAMARVVPEDRFAGLCERSAPDFIDGDGLDLADTAEPGIEALTERARQAEAAALAIDGVTNSQGGSAGFGRSEIALVTSAGFSGRYARTSHSVSASVLAGSGTAMQRDYDYHSVVHLADLDDPARIGRHAGEQAVARLNPVKPRTGHMPVVYDPRVSNSLLGHLAGAINGASVARGTSFLKERMGTRILPSGIGVVDDPTRRRGLRSKPFDGEGVPTAPLVLVEDGDLHSWVLDGRSARQLGLASTGHASRGTSSPPSPSTSNLCLTGGIVSPSQLMADIVEGIYVTEMMGSAINGLTGDYSRGAAGFMIRNGALAEPIAELTVAGNLIEMFGRLQPANDLSFRRGTDAPTIRIDHMMIAGA; via the coding sequence ATGAGCTCGCACGCCATGACCGATCCAGTGGCGCTGCTGCAGGAGCTGGTGGCACACGCGCGCCGCGCCGGCGCCGATGCCGCCGACGCGATCCTGGTGTCCGGCACGTCGGTCGGCGTGCAGGTCCGCCAGGGCCGCAAGGAGGAGCTGGAGCGCTCCGAGCATAACGATGTCGGGCTGCGCGTGTTCGCCGGTACGAGAAGCGCCATGGTCTCCGCCACCAGCGCCGAGCCGAACGGCTTCGGGCGCCTGGTCGAGCAGGCGCTGGCGATGGCGCGCGTGGTTCCGGAAGACCGGTTTGCCGGTCTCTGCGAGCGGTCGGCGCCGGACTTCATCGATGGCGACGGGCTTGATCTCGCCGATACCGCCGAGCCGGGCATAGAGGCGCTGACGGAGCGCGCACGACAGGCCGAGGCGGCTGCGCTCGCCATCGATGGCGTGACCAACAGCCAGGGCGGCTCCGCCGGTTTCGGCCGGAGCGAGATCGCGCTGGTGACGTCGGCCGGCTTCTCGGGACGCTATGCCCGCACCAGCCACTCGGTGTCCGCGAGCGTGCTGGCCGGCAGCGGAACCGCGATGCAGCGGGACTACGACTATCATTCGGTGGTGCATCTCGCCGACCTCGACGACCCCGCCCGGATCGGCCGCCATGCCGGCGAACAGGCGGTGGCGCGGCTGAACCCGGTCAAGCCGCGCACCGGCCACATGCCGGTGGTCTATGATCCGCGGGTCTCCAACAGCCTGCTGGGCCATCTCGCCGGTGCCATCAACGGGGCGTCGGTCGCACGCGGCACCTCGTTCCTGAAGGAGCGCATGGGCACGCGCATCCTGCCGTCCGGCATCGGCGTCGTCGACGACCCGACCCGCCGGCGCGGCCTGCGGTCCAAGCCGTTCGACGGCGAGGGCGTGCCCACCGCACCGCTCGTCCTGGTCGAGGACGGCGACCTCCATAGCTGGGTGCTGGACGGGCGCAGTGCACGGCAGCTCGGGCTGGCAAGCACCGGCCACGCCTCGCGCGGCACGTCGTCACCGCCGTCGCCCTCCACCAGCAACCTGTGCCTGACCGGAGGCATCGTCAGTCCGAGCCAGCTGATGGCCGACATCGTGGAGGGCATCTATGTCACCGAGATGATGGGATCGGCGATCAACGGGCTGACCGGTGACTACAGCCGCGGCGCGGCCGGGTTCATGATCCGCAACGGCGCCCTGGCCGAGCCGATCGCCGAACTGACGGTGGCCGGCAACCTGATCGAGATGTTCGGGCGCCTGCAGCCGGCCAACGATCTTTCGTTCCGACGCGGGACCGATGCACCGACGATCCGCATTGACCATATGATGATTGCCGGCGCCTGA
- a CDS encoding M16 family metallopeptidase, with translation MTDSTKSDTINTTRLSNGLTIVTERMDRVETVSFGAYVASGTRNELASENGVSHFLEHMAFKGTERRSAALIAEEVENVGGHINAYTAREQTAYYVKLLKEDLALGADIIGDILTHSSFAAEELERERGVILQEIGQANDTPDDIIFDHFQETAFPSQPMGRPTLGTDSLIRGMKRDTLTDYMRAHYTTGNVVIAAAGNLHHEQVVDLAKQHFADLPSAALEKPEAGRYQGGEFRKEKELDQVHVVLGFPSVGYGDRDYYGVLLLSTLLGGGMSSRLFQEIREKRGLVYSIYSFNAPFLDGGLFGIYAGTGEDEAKELVPVTLEELRKVQLTTGSDVIRQDELDRARAQLKSSLLMSLESTGSRCEQLARQLQVFGRIIPTQETVAKINAVTLDDVRRAAARVFRGSPTLTALGPLSNIPRLGEVADRLAA, from the coding sequence ATGACCGACAGCACAAAATCCGACACGATCAACACGACACGCCTGTCCAACGGCCTGACCATCGTCACCGAGCGCATGGACCGGGTCGAGACGGTCTCGTTCGGCGCCTACGTGGCGAGCGGCACGCGCAACGAGCTGGCCAGCGAGAACGGCGTCTCGCATTTCCTCGAGCACATGGCGTTCAAGGGGACCGAGCGCCGCTCGGCAGCGCTCATCGCCGAGGAGGTCGAGAATGTCGGCGGCCACATCAACGCCTACACGGCGCGCGAGCAGACCGCCTACTACGTCAAGCTGCTGAAGGAGGATCTTGCCCTCGGCGCGGACATCATCGGCGACATCCTGACCCACAGCAGCTTCGCAGCCGAGGAGCTGGAGCGCGAGCGGGGCGTGATCCTGCAGGAGATCGGCCAGGCCAACGACACGCCGGACGACATCATCTTCGACCATTTCCAGGAGACCGCGTTTCCGAGCCAGCCGATGGGCCGGCCGACACTGGGCACCGACAGCCTGATCCGGGGCATGAAGCGCGACACCCTGACCGACTACATGCGGGCCCACTACACCACCGGCAACGTGGTGATCGCCGCCGCCGGCAACCTGCATCACGAGCAGGTGGTCGACCTCGCCAAGCAGCATTTTGCCGACCTGCCGAGTGCGGCGCTGGAGAAGCCCGAGGCCGGGCGCTACCAGGGCGGCGAGTTCCGAAAGGAGAAGGAGCTCGACCAGGTCCATGTCGTGCTCGGCTTCCCGTCCGTGGGCTACGGCGACCGTGACTATTACGGCGTGCTGCTGCTCTCGACCCTGCTCGGCGGCGGCATGTCGTCGCGCCTGTTCCAGGAGATCCGCGAGAAGCGCGGGCTGGTCTATTCGATCTACTCGTTCAACGCGCCGTTCCTGGATGGCGGGCTGTTCGGCATCTATGCCGGCACCGGCGAGGACGAGGCCAAGGAACTGGTCCCGGTCACGCTCGAGGAACTGCGCAAGGTGCAGCTCACCACCGGCTCCGACGTCATCCGCCAGGACGAGCTCGACCGCGCCCGCGCGCAGCTCAAGTCGAGCCTGCTGATGTCGCTGGAAAGCACCGGCAGCCGCTGCGAGCAGCTTGCCCGCCAGCTGCAGGTGTTCGGCCGCATCATCCCGACCCAGGAGACGGTCGCGAAGATCAACGCTGTCACCCTGGACGATGTGCGCCGCGCCGCCGCCCGCGTGTTCCGCGGCAGCCCGACGCTGACCGCACTCGGGCCGCTCTCCAACATCCCGCGCCTCGGCGAGGTCGCGGACAGGCTGGCGGCATGA
- the thrC gene encoding threonine synthase → MRYVSTRGQAPIRDFSGVLLAGLAEDGGLYMPEQWPELSAADWRTLRGLPYPELAARVIAPFAEGAIDFETLRSMCHEAYAGFGHPAIVPLVQLDHELFAQELFHGPTLAFKDLAMQLLGRLFDHVLRQQDRRVTIVGATSGDTGSAAIEACRDRERLDVVILHPLGRTSEVQRRQMTTVRAANISNLAVEGTFDDCQDLVKAMFADAPFREDMQLSAVNSINWARVAAQIPYYVAAALALGAPDREIAFAVPTGNFGNVLAAWGARRMGLPITRLNVGSNHNDILARFLGANDMSVRGVTPSLSPSMDIQVSSNFERLLFELLGRDANACAAIMTGFRREGRMAVPDAVWRDATSLFHGLTLDDAHTTDEIRRLYGEAGYLADPHTAIGIAAARAGRIPGTPTVAMATAHPAKFPDAMRTAVGFAPDLPKHLADLYQRDERFRVVPNRLDAVEDAVRAAVLKNAA, encoded by the coding sequence ATGCGTTACGTCTCGACCAGGGGCCAGGCCCCGATCCGCGATTTCTCCGGCGTCCTGCTTGCAGGTCTCGCCGAGGATGGCGGCCTGTATATGCCGGAACAATGGCCCGAACTGTCCGCCGCCGACTGGCGAACGCTGCGCGGCCTGCCCTATCCGGAGCTGGCGGCACGGGTGATCGCTCCGTTCGCCGAGGGTGCGATCGACTTCGAGACCCTGCGCTCGATGTGCCACGAGGCGTATGCCGGGTTCGGCCACCCGGCGATCGTGCCGCTGGTGCAGCTCGACCACGAGCTGTTCGCGCAGGAGCTGTTCCACGGCCCCACGCTCGCCTTCAAGGATTTGGCGATGCAGCTGCTCGGGCGGCTGTTCGATCATGTGCTGCGGCAGCAGGACCGGCGCGTCACCATCGTCGGCGCCACCTCGGGCGACACCGGTTCGGCGGCGATCGAGGCCTGCCGCGATCGCGAGCGGCTGGATGTGGTGATCCTGCATCCGCTGGGCCGCACCAGCGAAGTCCAGCGCAGGCAGATGACCACGGTCCGCGCGGCCAACATCTCCAATCTCGCCGTCGAGGGTACCTTCGACGATTGCCAGGATCTGGTGAAGGCGATGTTCGCCGATGCGCCGTTCCGCGAGGACATGCAGCTGAGCGCGGTCAACTCGATCAACTGGGCCCGGGTGGCGGCGCAAATCCCGTATTATGTCGCGGCCGCACTGGCCCTGGGCGCACCCGACCGCGAGATCGCGTTCGCGGTGCCGACCGGCAATTTCGGCAATGTGCTGGCGGCCTGGGGCGCGCGGCGCATGGGGCTGCCGATCACCCGGCTCAATGTCGGCTCCAACCACAACGACATCCTGGCGCGCTTCCTCGGCGCCAACGACATGAGCGTGCGCGGCGTGACGCCCAGCCTGTCGCCGAGCATGGATATCCAGGTCAGCTCGAACTTCGAGCGGCTGCTGTTCGAGCTGCTCGGGCGGGATGCGAATGCCTGCGCCGCAATCATGACCGGGTTCCGGCGCGAGGGCCGCATGGCGGTGCCGGATGCGGTCTGGCGCGATGCCACCAGCCTGTTCCATGGCCTGACCCTGGACGACGCGCACACCACGGACGAGATCCGCCGGCTCTATGGCGAGGCCGGCTACCTGGCCGATCCCCACACCGCGATCGGCATCGCCGCCGCCCGCGCCGGCCGGATCCCGGGCACGCCCACCGTGGCGATGGCCACCGCGCATCCGGCCAAGTTCCCGGACGCGATGCGGACCGCCGTCGGCTTCGCGCCGGACCTGCCGAAACACCTGGCGGATCTGTATCAGCGGGACGAGCGTTTTCGCGTGGTGCCGAACCGGCTCGATGCCGTCGAGGACGCGGTCCGGGCCGCGGTGCTGAAGAACGCCGCCTAG
- a CDS encoding L-dopachrome tautomerase-related protein — protein sequence MTSARRGGVAFGILLLGTVLSGAAVAADVPAASVAPPAPVSNDRLVLRAQSKQMVWNGVVVAPDGRIFVVFPRAANTTGPSLALVAADGSLTPYPDAAWNAGASTSSKPPAEGSSPPPGPGSVFVGLNAIHLAPDGALWAVDTGSPGFGKPASLDAARLIRIDLATNQVTRVLTLPQEVLRPKSMIDDIRFNGGHAYISDAGAPGLIVLELATGIFRRVLDRDPALTAQRPIIVDGDVVKGPDGKPAMIHADQLEVTPDGHYLYIQPLSGPMSRVATALLDDPRTSAKTLSHAIGFWYDTPALGGTAIAPDGTLYLDDLETDSILSLSPDRKLTRLIHDPRLHWADAPFLSSDGTLTVPVPQLDRASPFHRGHSQIQFPVALYSLNPSKLAADMNKAEARPAVPAAAAPVPAASTPGSGTVQPAPRQPAKTPP from the coding sequence GTGACGTCTGCGAGGCGAGGCGGCGTTGCCTTCGGAATCCTTCTGCTGGGAACTGTCCTGTCCGGTGCTGCAGTGGCGGCGGATGTGCCGGCTGCCAGTGTTGCGCCGCCAGCGCCCGTATCGAACGACCGCCTCGTGTTGCGCGCCCAGTCGAAGCAGATGGTCTGGAATGGCGTCGTCGTCGCGCCGGACGGACGGATATTCGTGGTGTTTCCGCGAGCCGCCAACACGACTGGCCCGTCGCTGGCGCTGGTTGCCGCCGACGGCAGCCTGACGCCCTACCCGGATGCCGCCTGGAATGCCGGCGCTTCGACCAGCTCGAAGCCGCCGGCCGAGGGGTCGAGTCCGCCGCCCGGCCCGGGATCGGTCTTTGTCGGGCTGAACGCGATCCATCTAGCCCCGGACGGTGCGCTCTGGGCCGTCGATACCGGCTCGCCCGGTTTCGGCAAGCCGGCCAGCCTCGATGCCGCCCGGTTGATCCGGATCGATCTCGCCACCAACCAGGTCACCCGCGTGCTGACGCTGCCGCAGGAGGTCCTGCGTCCGAAGAGCATGATCGACGATATCCGCTTCAACGGCGGCCATGCGTACATCAGCGATGCCGGCGCACCCGGCCTGATCGTGCTCGAACTCGCCACCGGCATTTTCCGGCGGGTGCTGGATCGTGACCCGGCCCTGACGGCACAGCGGCCGATCATCGTCGATGGCGACGTGGTGAAAGGTCCGGACGGCAAGCCGGCGATGATCCATGCCGACCAGCTCGAGGTCACCCCGGACGGTCATTATCTTTATATCCAGCCGCTCTCCGGGCCGATGTCGCGGGTGGCGACGGCGCTGCTGGACGACCCGCGGACGAGTGCCAAGACCCTCTCGCATGCGATCGGCTTCTGGTACGACACCCCGGCGCTCGGCGGAACCGCGATCGCACCGGATGGCACGCTGTATCTCGACGATCTGGAAACCGACAGCATCCTCAGCCTGTCGCCAGATCGCAAGCTGACCAGGCTCATCCACGACCCGCGCCTGCATTGGGCGGACGCACCGTTCCTGTCGTCGGACGGCACGCTCACCGTACCCGTGCCGCAACTCGACCGTGCGTCGCCGTTTCACCGCGGTCACAGCCAGATCCAGTTCCCGGTGGCGCTCTATTCCCTCAACCCGTCGAAACTTGCCGCAGACATGAACAAGGCCGAGGCGCGCCCGGCTGTGCCTGCCGCCGCGGCACCTGTCCCGGCCGCATCGACGCCGGGATCGGGTACAGTTCAGCCTGCACCGCGACAGCCGGCGAAGACCCCGCCTTGA
- a CDS encoding carboxypeptidase M32: MQAYHALEQRFARLSRLDGALGILGWDKEAIMPLGAAGERGEQIATLSVIRHELLTETQTDELLDRAERDDAATLDHWQAANLREMRRQHAHAVAVPAELVETASRAATTCEVAWRQARADSDFAGLLPKLAEVLSTQRAIGQAKGEALGLSPYDALLDQYDAGTRQDFIDPIFSDLQAGFPALLAEVLEHQAHQPAPLPLPGPFPVAIQRRLGETLMQAAGFDGTRGRLDVSTHPFCGGATDDVRITTRYDEADFSSALMGVLHETGHALYEQGRPRAWLAQPVGQARGMTLHESQSLLIEMQACRGDAFLAYLSPQLTASFGENPAWATDNLRRHYRQVRPGLIRVDADEVTYPAHILLRYRLEKALIGGQLALADLPGAFNDGLRSLLGIEVPDDRRGCLQDIHWPGGAWGYFPTYTLGAMTAAQLYQAAVADEPKLEASLALGDFSILVGWLRTRIHGRASETDTATLVRDATGRPLDASIYQAYVRRRYLAR, encoded by the coding sequence ATGCAGGCCTATCACGCGCTCGAGCAGCGCTTCGCCCGGCTGAGCCGGCTGGACGGCGCGCTCGGCATTCTAGGCTGGGACAAGGAGGCGATCATGCCCCTGGGTGCCGCCGGCGAGCGCGGCGAGCAGATCGCCACCCTCTCGGTGATCCGCCATGAACTGCTGACCGAGACGCAGACCGACGAGCTGCTCGACCGCGCCGAGCGGGACGATGCAGCGACGCTCGATCACTGGCAGGCGGCCAACCTGCGCGAGATGCGCCGCCAGCATGCCCATGCCGTAGCGGTGCCGGCCGAGCTGGTCGAGACCGCCTCGCGCGCCGCGACCACATGCGAGGTCGCCTGGCGGCAGGCGCGGGCCGACAGCGATTTCGCCGGCCTGCTGCCGAAGCTGGCCGAGGTGCTGTCCACGCAACGTGCCATCGGCCAGGCCAAGGGCGAGGCGCTCGGCCTGTCGCCCTACGATGCGCTGCTGGACCAGTACGACGCCGGGACCCGGCAGGACTTCATCGATCCGATATTTTCCGACCTGCAGGCCGGGTTTCCGGCGCTGCTGGCCGAGGTGCTGGAGCATCAGGCACACCAGCCGGCACCGCTGCCCCTGCCCGGCCCGTTCCCGGTCGCCATCCAGCGCAGGCTCGGCGAGACACTCATGCAGGCTGCCGGTTTCGACGGCACGCGCGGCCGGCTGGACGTCAGCACGCATCCGTTCTGTGGCGGGGCGACCGACGATGTCCGGATCACCACCCGCTACGACGAGGCCGATTTCTCCAGCGCGCTGATGGGCGTTCTGCACGAAACCGGTCATGCGTTGTACGAGCAGGGCCGTCCGCGTGCATGGCTGGCGCAACCGGTCGGGCAGGCGCGCGGCATGACGCTGCACGAGAGCCAGTCGCTGCTGATCGAGATGCAGGCCTGCCGCGGCGATGCGTTCCTGGCCTACCTGTCGCCGCAACTGACCGCGTCGTTCGGCGAAAACCCTGCCTGGGCCACCGACAATCTGCGCCGGCACTACCGGCAGGTCCGGCCGGGGCTGATCAGGGTGGATGCCGACGAGGTGACGTATCCGGCGCATATCCTGCTGCGTTACCGGCTGGAGAAGGCACTGATCGGCGGCCAGTTGGCCCTGGCCGATCTGCCGGGCGCCTTCAATGACGGACTACGGAGCCTGCTCGGCATCGAGGTGCCGGACGATCGCCGTGGCTGCCTGCAGGATATTCACTGGCCGGGCGGCGCGTGGGGGTATTTCCCGACCTATACGCTGGGCGCGATGACCGCAGCGCAACTCTATCAGGCCGCGGTGGCCGACGAACCGAAGCTGGAAGCCAGCCTTGCGCTGGGGGATTTCTCGATCCTGGTGGGCTGGCTGCGCACCCGGATCCATGGACGGGCCAGCGAGACCGATACCGCCACACTTGTCCGGGATGCAACCGGACGTCCGCTCGATGCTTCGATCTACCAGGCTTACGTGCGTCGAAGATATCTTGCCCGTTAA
- a CDS encoding tetratricopeptide repeat protein gives MPTQQDHRPRPDRREARRTARQADTHAADAQRNHGAGRLDEAERLYRLALAVQPDHADSLYGLGVLARGAGRNDLAAGLIGRAIAARKEAAHYYVDLGLALRELGHAEEARAALQVAVLRDPDDPRGHAGLALALETLGRLDEAVASLRSAVTLAPGDAQAWHRLGADLGMLGRLDEAEAAFRRTVALLPDDPSALANLGGLLFERNGLDEAADLLRRAASAGPPTAATLSNLGLVLMAKGEVVEAERLLGEAATLAPAEDAILVNRGSVLVDLGRFDDAEACFETVEARSRPGSDNAARACFNRATVLLATAGADRPGRLQQGWTLFEARRTLLAAPLNSLPDWDGLSLPDHASLLLHAEQGLGDAIQFLRYVTLASRRARVVLALPDALFGLAACLASDRCRPVRLHDPETLLCVAQASLLSLPHLLGQPTVPSFLPYLRASPDAAAPWRDWVGSLAGLKVGLSWAGSPSYRFDRRRSLKLAALAPLGGVPGVSFVSLQQGEAAGEDPPTGLTLSRPPVPLADLGVTAALIAQLDLVVSVDTAIAHLAGALGRPVWLLNRFGGDWRWQDGFAGPDDTSLWYPSLRQFRQREPLAPSAAWQDPVARLAGALRLQASG, from the coding sequence ATGCCGACGCAGCAGGACCACCGACCCAGACCCGATCGCCGTGAAGCCAGGCGCACCGCCCGGCAGGCCGACACGCATGCCGCGGACGCGCAACGCAACCATGGTGCCGGCAGGCTCGACGAGGCCGAACGCCTGTACCGGCTGGCACTCGCGGTGCAACCGGACCATGCCGATAGTCTCTACGGGCTCGGCGTGCTCGCACGCGGTGCGGGCCGCAACGATCTCGCCGCCGGCCTGATCGGCCGGGCGATTGCCGCCCGGAAGGAGGCCGCCCACTACTATGTCGATCTCGGCCTGGCATTGCGCGAGCTGGGCCACGCCGAGGAGGCGAGGGCGGCGTTGCAGGTGGCCGTGCTGCGCGATCCCGACGATCCGCGCGGACATGCCGGCCTGGCGCTGGCGCTCGAGACGCTCGGCCGACTCGACGAAGCGGTCGCCAGCCTGCGGAGCGCGGTGACGCTGGCCCCAGGCGATGCCCAGGCCTGGCACCGGCTCGGTGCCGATCTCGGCATGCTGGGACGGCTCGACGAGGCGGAGGCTGCCTTCCGCCGGACCGTGGCACTGCTGCCGGACGACCCGTCGGCGCTGGCCAACCTCGGCGGCCTGCTGTTCGAGCGGAATGGCCTGGACGAGGCGGCCGACCTGCTTCGCCGGGCCGCCTCGGCCGGCCCGCCGACCGCCGCCACGCTCAGCAATCTCGGGCTGGTGCTGATGGCGAAGGGCGAGGTGGTCGAGGCCGAGCGACTGCTCGGCGAGGCGGCGACCCTGGCGCCGGCCGAAGATGCGATCCTGGTCAACCGAGGCAGCGTGCTGGTCGATCTCGGCAGGTTCGACGACGCGGAGGCCTGTTTCGAGACGGTCGAGGCGCGCAGCCGGCCCGGCTCGGACAATGCGGCGCGGGCCTGCTTCAACCGCGCGACGGTGCTGCTCGCCACTGCCGGCGCCGACCGGCCCGGCCGGCTGCAGCAGGGCTGGACGCTGTTCGAAGCGCGTCGGACGTTGCTGGCGGCACCTCTGAACAGCCTCCCCGACTGGGACGGGCTGTCTTTGCCAGATCATGCCTCGTTGCTCCTGCATGCGGAGCAGGGGCTGGGCGACGCGATCCAGTTCCTGCGCTACGTGACGCTCGCGAGCCGCCGGGCCAGGGTGGTCCTCGCATTGCCCGACGCCTTGTTCGGGCTGGCCGCCTGCCTTGCCTCGGATCGCTGCCGCCCGGTCCGGCTGCACGATCCGGAAACGCTTCTCTGCGTGGCCCAGGCCAGCCTGCTCAGCCTGCCACACCTCCTGGGACAGCCGACGGTGCCGTCCTTCTTACCCTATCTGCGGGCGTCTCCGGATGCCGCCGCGCCATGGCGGGACTGGGTCGGCTCGCTGGCCGGCCTGAAGGTCGGGCTGTCGTGGGCCGGCAGTCCTTCCTATCGATTCGACCGCAGGCGCTCGCTGAAGCTGGCGGCCCTGGCCCCGCTCGGCGGCGTGCCCGGCGTCAGTTTCGTCTCGTTGCAGCAGGGCGAGGCGGCCGGCGAAGATCCCCCGACCGGGTTGACGCTCTCCCGGCCGCCGGTGCCGCTGGCCGATCTGGGCGTGACAGCCGCGCTGATCGCCCAGCTCGACCTGGTGGTGAGCGTGGATACCGCGATCGCCCATCTCGCAGGGGCGCTGGGTCGTCCGGTCTGGCTGCTCAACCGTTTCGGCGGCGACTGGCGCTGGCAGGACGGCTTCGCGGGGCCGGACGATACGAGCCTCTGGTATCCATCGCTGCGCCAGTTTCGCCAGCGGGAACCGCTCGCGCCGTCCGCCGCCTGGCAGGATCCGGTCGCGCGCCTCGCCGGGGCGCTTCGGCTGCAGGCATCGGGGTGA